The proteins below come from a single Tenuifilum thalassicum genomic window:
- the dtd gene encoding D-aminoacyl-tRNA deacylase has product MRIVIQRVSSASVSVDGKITGKIDNGLLILAGFEHADTHEDLEWMVGKITRLRIFNDNEGVMNLSVMDVNGDILVVSQFTLHAKTKKGNRPSYVNAAPSNISIPLYEKFIEMLEDSIGKKVEQGVFGAMMDVSLVNSGPVTIIIDSKNRDL; this is encoded by the coding sequence ATGCGAATAGTAATTCAAAGAGTTAGCAGTGCAAGTGTTAGCGTTGATGGAAAAATAACAGGAAAAATAGACAATGGGTTGCTCATTCTAGCAGGCTTTGAGCATGCCGATACCCACGAAGACCTTGAATGGATGGTGGGTAAAATTACCCGTTTAAGAATTTTCAACGATAACGAGGGCGTAATGAACTTAAGTGTAATGGATGTTAATGGCGATATTCTTGTAGTTAGTCAATTTACCCTACATGCAAAGACTAAAAAAGGCAATAGGCCCTCCTATGTTAACGCAGCACCTTCCAACATTTCCATCCCCCTTTACGAGAAATTTATAGAGATGTTAGAAGATTCCATTGGTAAAAAGGTTGAACAGGGTGTTTTTGGTGCAATGATGGATGTTAGCCTGGTAAATTCAGGCCCCGTAACAATTATTATCGATTCAAAAAATAGAGATTTATGA
- a CDS encoding nucleotide pyrophosphohydrolase, translating into MTELTLNEAQKLVDEWIQTKGVRYFNELTNMTLLMEEVGELARIMARRYGEQSFKDGETDHDPTPEMADILFVLICLANQTGVNLNKALLESIEKKTKRDAERHLRNSKLL; encoded by the coding sequence ATGACAGAATTAACGCTTAACGAGGCACAAAAGCTGGTTGACGAATGGATTCAGACTAAAGGTGTTCGATACTTCAACGAGCTAACAAATATGACCCTTTTAATGGAAGAAGTTGGTGAGCTTGCACGCATAATGGCTCGCAGGTATGGAGAACAATCGTTCAAAGATGGCGAAACCGACCACGACCCAACTCCTGAAATGGCAGATATCCTTTTCGTTTTAATCTGCCTTGCAAATCAAACGGGTGTGAACCTTAACAAAGCCCTACTTGAAAGTATTGAGAAAAAAACAAAACGCGATGCAGAGCGTCATCTTCGCAACAGCAAATTATTGTAA
- the deoC gene encoding deoxyribose-phosphate aldolase, whose translation MELSFEDKFNIEVDELEVEKAINRFKDIAQSRKSDIEVLKKCFSMIDLTTLNATDGYERGKLFAEKVSQFPDQFPGMPNVAAICVYPSLVSAVKENLSAPNVSIASVAAGFPASQTFLEIKLSECEMALEHGANELDVVISVGSFLEGDYYTVFSELQQIKEVAGDAKVKVILETGALTSLDEIKLASFLAMEAGADFIKTSTGKLEPAATPEAVYVMCTAIKEYYDKTGKKVGMKPAGGVSNSYDAALFYTIAEQVLGQEWLYPGLFRFGTSRLADVLLSDIIGKEVKYFSTSSTAKY comes from the coding sequence ATGGAACTTTCATTTGAAGATAAATTCAACATTGAGGTTGATGAGCTAGAGGTTGAAAAAGCCATAAATAGGTTTAAAGATATTGCCCAATCGCGTAAAAGCGATATAGAAGTTTTAAAGAAATGCTTTAGCATGATAGACCTTACCACCCTCAACGCAACCGATGGCTATGAGCGCGGTAAACTTTTTGCTGAAAAGGTAAGCCAATTCCCCGACCAGTTTCCAGGCATGCCAAACGTTGCTGCCATTTGCGTTTACCCTTCGTTAGTTTCTGCCGTTAAGGAAAATCTTTCAGCCCCAAATGTTAGCATTGCTTCAGTTGCTGCAGGATTCCCAGCATCGCAAACATTTCTTGAAATAAAACTATCGGAATGCGAAATGGCTCTTGAACATGGGGCCAATGAGCTTGATGTTGTTATTTCGGTTGGTTCATTCCTCGAAGGCGATTACTATACTGTTTTTAGCGAGCTGCAACAAATTAAAGAGGTTGCCGGCGATGCAAAGGTTAAAGTTATCCTTGAAACTGGAGCACTAACTTCGTTAGATGAAATTAAACTAGCTTCATTCTTGGCAATGGAAGCTGGCGCCGACTTTATTAAAACCTCTACAGGAAAACTTGAGCCAGCAGCAACACCTGAAGCAGTTTATGTAATGTGCACAGCCATAAAGGAGTATTACGATAAAACAGGGAAAAAAGTAGGTATGAAACCTGCTGGTGGCGTATCAAACTCTTACGATGCTGCTCTTTTCTATACCATTGCAGAACAAGTTTTGGGACAAGAATGGCTATATCCAGGTTTGTTCCGATTTGGAACAAGTCGTCTTGCCGATGTGCTTTTAAGTGATATTATTGGAAAGGAAGTAAAGTACTTTAGTACTTCTTCAACAGCAAAGTATTAG
- a CDS encoding sodium/sugar symporter, with the protein MKFETIDYIVFAAYALLIVSLGLWVSFRKRDSETNSGDYFLAGRALPWWAIGASLIASNISAEQFIGMSGSGFAIGLGIASYEWMAALTLILVAVFFLPIFLEKKIFTMPQFLESRYDKRVKTVMAGFWLLVFVFVNLTSIIYLGALAMYNIMGVPMLYAMIGLAFFAALYSIYGGLKAVAWTDVVQVVFLVGGGLVTTYFALDYLSGGHGFIAGFKELLQKAPEKFDMILEKGTLMIPDGKGGLKDAYLDLPGISVLIGGMWVANLYYWGCNQYIIQRALAAKSVKEAQNGLVFAAYLKLLIPLIVVIPGIVAFALNADITKSDEAYPWLLHNFVPTGVKGLAFAALVAAIVSSLASMMNSVSTIFTMDIYREYIDKKASEHKLVTVGRLASLTALIIAVIIAPQLSTLDQAFQYIQEFTGFVSPGALAIFLAGFFYKKATANGALAAAIGTFVFSLLFKVFMPTLPFMDRMGIVFLLSMLLIWIFARIEGNKNHEKAITISFDMFKTSKAFVIGSIGVIVILIFFYTIWW; encoded by the coding sequence ATGAAGTTCGAAACAATTGATTACATAGTATTTGCGGCATACGCATTACTAATAGTTAGTTTAGGCCTATGGGTTTCGTTTCGTAAGCGCGATTCGGAGACCAACTCCGGCGACTATTTCTTGGCAGGAAGAGCCCTGCCTTGGTGGGCCATTGGGGCATCGCTAATTGCTTCAAACATTTCTGCCGAGCAGTTTATTGGAATGTCTGGTTCGGGTTTTGCTATCGGACTTGGTATAGCCTCGTACGAATGGATGGCTGCTCTAACTCTTATTTTGGTAGCAGTGTTTTTCCTACCAATCTTCCTAGAAAAGAAAATTTTTACCATGCCCCAGTTCCTTGAGTCGCGTTACGACAAAAGGGTTAAAACGGTAATGGCTGGTTTCTGGCTTTTAGTTTTTGTGTTTGTTAACCTTACCTCAATAATCTATTTGGGTGCGCTTGCCATGTATAACATCATGGGTGTGCCCATGCTTTATGCCATGATTGGTCTGGCCTTTTTTGCAGCACTTTACTCAATTTACGGCGGGTTAAAAGCTGTTGCATGGACCGATGTGGTTCAGGTTGTATTCTTAGTGGGGGGCGGTTTAGTTACCACATACTTTGCACTTGATTATCTTAGCGGAGGTCACGGATTTATTGCCGGCTTTAAAGAATTACTTCAAAAGGCTCCTGAAAAGTTTGATATGATACTCGAAAAAGGAACCCTTATGATTCCCGATGGTAAGGGTGGCTTAAAGGATGCATATCTTGATTTGCCTGGAATAAGTGTTCTTATTGGAGGTATGTGGGTAGCAAATCTTTATTACTGGGGTTGTAACCAGTATATCATTCAGCGCGCTCTTGCTGCAAAAAGTGTAAAGGAAGCTCAGAACGGATTGGTGTTTGCCGCTTATCTTAAGCTATTAATTCCTTTAATCGTTGTAATTCCTGGTATTGTTGCTTTCGCTTTGAATGCCGATATCACAAAATCCGACGAAGCTTACCCTTGGCTATTGCACAACTTTGTCCCTACAGGTGTTAAAGGATTAGCTTTTGCAGCATTGGTTGCAGCTATTGTAAGCTCTCTTGCATCAATGATGAACAGCGTTTCTACCATATTCACCATGGATATTTATAGGGAGTATATCGATAAAAAAGCGAGTGAGCATAAGCTGGTAACCGTGGGTAGGCTTGCAAGTTTAACTGCATTAATAATTGCTGTTATTATTGCTCCGCAACTATCTACTCTCGACCAAGCATTCCAGTACATTCAAGAGTTTACCGGTTTTGTTAGTCCGGGTGCACTAGCGATATTCTTAGCTGGATTTTTCTATAAGAAAGCTACTGCAAATGGTGCTCTTGCTGCTGCAATTGGTACGTTCGTTTTCTCTCTACTATTTAAAGTCTTCATGCCAACTCTTCCTTTCATGGACAGAATGGGAATAGTTTTCTTGTTGAGCATGTTGCTAATTTGGATATTTGCAAGAATTGAAGGGAATAAAAATCACGAAAAAGCCATTACCATTTCGTTCGATATGTTTAAAACTAGCAAGGCTTTTGTAATTGGCTCAATTGGTGTAATTGTTATACTAATATTCTTCTACACAATCTGGTGGTAG
- a CDS encoding nucleotidyltransferase family protein gives MKPTLIVLAAGMGSRYGGLKQVDALGPNGETIIDYSVYDALKAGFGKVVFVIRKSIEKDFIKVFGNRFDPGIKMEIAFQELDMLPSGFKVPEGREKPWGTAHAVWVARNVVNEPFAVINADDFYGYDTFRVMAEALSEPNLKGGSYFMVGYKLGNTLSEQGAVSRGVCSTDENGYLKDVVERTHIERINGVVKYKDENGNLVEVDENVPVSMNFWGFTPDFFEYTEKQMTDFFSNQIENAKAEFYIPTVVNKAIKEGYAKCKVLDTKAAWFGVTYPGDRPMVVNKFKELAEKGEYPSPLWSK, from the coding sequence ATGAAACCTACACTTATTGTACTTGCCGCTGGAATGGGAAGCCGTTATGGTGGCCTCAAACAGGTTGATGCCTTAGGCCCTAATGGCGAAACCATAATTGATTATTCTGTGTACGATGCTCTAAAGGCAGGATTTGGTAAAGTTGTTTTTGTAATCAGAAAATCCATTGAAAAGGATTTTATAAAGGTTTTTGGGAATAGGTTTGATCCAGGTATAAAAATGGAGATAGCCTTTCAAGAGTTAGATATGCTTCCATCGGGTTTTAAAGTTCCCGAAGGGAGAGAAAAACCATGGGGAACAGCTCACGCCGTATGGGTAGCACGTAATGTTGTTAACGAACCTTTTGCGGTTATTAATGCCGACGATTTTTATGGTTACGATACCTTTAGAGTTATGGCCGAAGCTCTCTCGGAGCCAAATCTTAAGGGTGGTAGCTATTTCATGGTAGGATATAAGTTAGGGAATACGCTATCGGAGCAAGGAGCTGTATCGCGTGGGGTTTGTTCAACCGATGAAAATGGATATTTAAAAGATGTAGTAGAGCGTACTCACATTGAACGAATTAACGGGGTTGTAAAATATAAAGATGAGAATGGAAACCTTGTTGAGGTTGATGAAAACGTTCCAGTTTCTATGAATTTCTGGGGATTTACTCCCGACTTTTTTGAATATACCGAAAAGCAGATGACAGACTTCTTTTCCAATCAAATTGAAAATGCTAAGGCAGAATTTTATATTCCAACTGTAGTAAACAAGGCAATAAAAGAAGGATATGCCAAATGTAAGGTTCTGGATACCAAGGCCGCTTGGTTTGGTGTGACCTATCCAGGCGATAGGCCAATGGTAGTAAACAAGTTTAAAGAGTTGGCTGAAAAAGGCGAATATCCATCTCCTTTATGGAGCAAGTAG
- a CDS encoding M23 family metallopeptidase codes for MKRFILLFALQNLLIINLFAQDKGKRELEADFEKFKQEQEQDFQNFKQKRQEELKQLELDYLNYYNEMMGLKNHYIKKKEPQKAEEVQDIIDFENSIAHALKYNIPERIKITTQPKKADNIKEPFVDNKTEIIPPNAAAKENKKVKDGIPVLTPVPKRLARITSPFGVRFHPVLHKPIKHNGVDFGCGRGAEVYASARGKVVLAKFSRSYGNYIIIEHEGGTSSVYAHLDKIKIRKGNIVKKGDIIGYSGSTGRSTGPHLHYEVRIKGIPVNPKDYLVETK; via the coding sequence ATGAAAAGGTTTATACTTTTATTCGCACTTCAAAATCTTCTGATTATAAACTTGTTTGCACAAGATAAAGGTAAAAGAGAACTTGAAGCCGATTTTGAAAAGTTCAAGCAAGAGCAGGAACAAGATTTTCAGAATTTCAAGCAAAAGCGGCAAGAAGAGCTTAAACAGCTCGAGCTCGATTATCTTAACTATTATAATGAGATGATGGGGCTTAAAAATCATTATATCAAAAAGAAGGAGCCACAAAAAGCCGAGGAAGTGCAGGATATTATCGATTTTGAAAACTCAATTGCCCATGCCTTAAAATATAATATCCCGGAAAGGATTAAAATTACAACCCAGCCTAAAAAAGCAGATAATATTAAAGAACCATTCGTCGATAATAAGACAGAGATAATACCACCTAATGCAGCTGCTAAAGAAAACAAAAAAGTAAAAGATGGCATACCTGTTCTTACCCCAGTTCCAAAACGTTTAGCTCGAATTACCTCGCCATTTGGTGTTAGATTCCATCCTGTACTCCATAAACCAATAAAGCACAACGGAGTTGATTTTGGTTGTGGTAGAGGCGCCGAAGTTTATGCATCGGCAAGGGGAAAGGTTGTGTTAGCAAAGTTCAGCCGTTCTTATGGGAATTACATTATTATTGAACATGAAGGCGGTACAAGTTCTGTTTACGCCCATTTAGACAAAATCAAAATTCGAAAGGGCAATATTGTTAAAAAAGGTGATATAATTGGCTACTCAGGTAGCACAGGACGAAGCACTGGTCCTCATCTTCATTACGAGGTTAGGATTAAAGGTATACCAGTTAACCCCAAAGACTATCTTGTAGAAACAAAATAA
- a CDS encoding peptidase U32 family protein — protein sequence MLKREDIEVMAPAGNFESLMAAIQGGANSVYFGIGNLNMRAKSSINFNVDDLPEVVRICNEHGVKTYLTVNTVIYDNDIPDMHEIIDTAASAGVSALIVSDQAAMLYARQKGMEVHISTQLNISNTESLRFYSQWADVVVLARELNLEQVKTIYNNIHNQNIIGPNGKPIKIELFAHGALCMAISGKCYLSLHEANSSANRGACLQICRRSYTVTDNETGAQLEIDNEYIMSPKDLCTINFIDKILDAGVRVLKIEGRARGPEYVKTVTQCYNEAVTAVCEGTYNKEKIDGWMKRLSTVFNRGFWDGYYLGRRLGEWSKSYGNIATERKQYVGKITNYFSKLGVAEIAVEASELYLNDKILIIGPTTGVIEYEVKELRVDEKPAEFSPKGIRCSIPVPEKVRRADKLYRIVKMTNHQ from the coding sequence ATGCTAAAACGAGAGGATATTGAAGTAATGGCGCCGGCCGGAAATTTTGAGTCGCTTATGGCTGCCATTCAGGGAGGAGCAAACTCTGTTTACTTTGGGATTGGTAACCTTAACATGCGAGCAAAATCGAGCATTAACTTCAATGTTGATGACCTACCAGAGGTTGTTCGCATATGTAATGAGCATGGAGTAAAGACTTATCTTACTGTCAACACCGTAATTTACGATAACGACATCCCCGACATGCACGAAATTATCGACACAGCAGCCTCTGCTGGAGTAAGCGCGCTTATTGTATCGGATCAGGCAGCTATGCTCTATGCAAGGCAAAAGGGGATGGAAGTTCACATTTCTACTCAGCTAAACATTAGCAATACCGAATCGCTTAGATTTTATTCTCAATGGGCCGACGTGGTAGTTCTTGCCCGTGAGCTTAACCTGGAGCAGGTTAAAACCATTTACAATAACATCCATAACCAAAATATCATAGGACCAAACGGCAAGCCAATTAAAATTGAACTTTTTGCTCATGGTGCCTTATGTATGGCCATCTCTGGCAAATGCTACCTTAGCCTGCACGAAGCAAACTCATCGGCAAACCGAGGAGCTTGCCTACAAATCTGCCGCCGTTCCTACACGGTTACCGATAATGAAACTGGTGCTCAGCTGGAAATAGATAACGAGTACATAATGTCGCCAAAGGATCTTTGCACCATTAACTTTATCGATAAAATTCTGGATGCCGGTGTTAGAGTGCTAAAGATTGAAGGTCGTGCTCGCGGTCCCGAATACGTTAAAACGGTTACCCAATGCTATAACGAAGCGGTAACAGCTGTTTGCGAAGGAACCTATAATAAGGAAAAAATCGACGGCTGGATGAAGCGGCTTTCAACTGTTTTTAATCGTGGTTTTTGGGATGGTTACTATCTTGGCCGCAGACTTGGCGAATGGAGTAAATCGTACGGCAACATAGCAACCGAGCGAAAACAATACGTTGGCAAAATTACCAACTACTTTTCTAAACTTGGTGTAGCCGAAATTGCTGTTGAAGCATCGGAACTTTACCTCAACGATAAAATACTGATTATTGGTCCAACAACAGGGGTAATTGAATATGAGGTTAAAGAGCTTCGAGTTGATGAAAAACCAGCTGAATTTTCACCCAAAGGAATTAGGTGTTCAATACCAGTTCCAGAAAAGGTGCGCCGTGCCGATAAACTTTATAGAATTGTAAAAATGACTAATCATCAATAA
- a CDS encoding DUF4254 domain-containing protein, producing MSFSQLCNKIFWDCTLHYHTMDNVDAKPTIPYEPGTIEFSLFTKNWIDAVQWHLEDIIRDPNIDPVDALKIKRRIDKSNQDRTDLVEMIDSYFLEKYKDIKPLPNATINTESPAWAIDRLSILALKIYHMEQEVKRTDVSQEHIDTCQNKLNILLEQRVDLSTAIDQLLDDIEHGRKYMKVYKQMKMYNDPSLNPVLYGSKQQKG from the coding sequence ATGAGTTTCAGCCAACTTTGTAACAAGATTTTTTGGGATTGTACCCTGCATTACCACACCATGGACAATGTTGATGCAAAACCAACAATTCCCTATGAACCAGGAACAATTGAATTTTCACTTTTCACTAAAAACTGGATTGATGCAGTTCAATGGCATTTAGAAGATATTATCCGCGACCCCAATATTGACCCTGTTGATGCATTAAAAATCAAACGTAGAATTGATAAATCAAATCAGGACAGAACCGATTTGGTTGAAATGATTGACAGCTATTTTCTTGAGAAGTATAAGGATATTAAGCCTTTGCCAAACGCTACCATCAATACTGAAAGTCCAGCCTGGGCTATCGATCGCCTATCAATTCTTGCCCTTAAAATTTACCATATGGAGCAAGAAGTAAAAAGAACCGATGTGTCGCAAGAGCATATTGATACTTGTCAGAATAAACTTAACATTCTTTTGGAGCAACGTGTTGATCTATCAACCGCAATTGATCAGCTTTTAGATGATATTGAGCATGGACGTAAGTACATGAAGGTTTACAAACAAATGAAAATGTATAACGATCCATCGCTTAACCCAGTTCTATATGGTTCAAAACAACAGAAAGGATAA
- a CDS encoding glycosyltransferase family 9 protein: MVQNNRKDKTYPKKLLVIRLSAIGDVAMTVPAIWSLVTNHPDVQVTFVSQGFARDIINQIPGVLFVEANTKGRHKGLLGIWKLFKDLKRVDKYEAIADLHNVIRSKILRNLFFLSGVTTISVIDKGRKEKRKLVRLKNKQLVQLKDTPTRYMDSLRQLGYIIDDSFDYFFREVRLPDEITTLLGYKDKRWIGIAPFAKHKGKIYPLEKMERVIEILSQSKINKIILFGGGGEEQKKLSEWESRFPNTVSVARKYSITNELKLISNLDVMLCMDSANMHFASLVNTPVISIWGATHPYAGFYGWKQNPKNAIQIDLTCRPCSIYGNKSCFRKDNACLNRIEPELIVDKINTLIDKYNKF; encoded by the coding sequence ATGGTTCAAAACAACAGAAAGGATAAAACCTATCCTAAAAAGTTACTGGTAATCAGGTTAAGTGCCATTGGCGATGTGGCCATGACGGTACCCGCTATTTGGTCGCTGGTTACAAATCATCCAGATGTTCAGGTTACGTTTGTTTCGCAAGGTTTTGCTCGGGATATAATCAATCAAATCCCGGGCGTTCTTTTTGTTGAAGCAAATACAAAAGGAAGACATAAAGGTCTTTTGGGGATATGGAAACTTTTTAAGGATCTTAAACGGGTTGACAAATACGAGGCAATTGCCGATTTGCATAATGTAATCCGAAGCAAGATACTTCGAAATCTTTTTTTTCTTAGCGGTGTTACAACAATATCGGTAATTGATAAGGGTAGAAAGGAAAAGCGTAAACTTGTTCGCCTTAAAAACAAGCAGCTAGTTCAGCTTAAAGATACACCAACTCGTTACATGGATTCTTTAAGACAGTTAGGATATATCATTGACGATAGTTTTGATTACTTTTTCCGGGAAGTTCGCCTGCCCGATGAAATAACAACCCTGTTAGGATACAAGGATAAGCGCTGGATTGGCATTGCACCCTTTGCCAAACATAAAGGGAAAATTTATCCGCTTGAAAAAATGGAAAGGGTAATTGAAATTCTTTCCCAATCCAAAATCAATAAGATTATCCTTTTTGGTGGCGGAGGCGAAGAACAAAAAAAGCTATCGGAATGGGAAAGCAGGTTTCCCAATACAGTTTCCGTTGCCCGAAAATATAGCATAACAAATGAGCTAAAACTCATTTCAAACCTCGATGTTATGCTTTGCATGGATTCGGCAAACATGCATTTTGCTTCATTGGTCAATACACCTGTTATAAGCATCTGGGGTGCTACTCATCCCTATGCAGGTTTTTATGGCTGGAAACAAAATCCTAAAAATGCCATTCAGATCGACCTGACATGTAGACCATGTTCTATTTACGGCAACAAATCTTGTTTTAGAAAAGACAACGCTTGCCTAAATAGAATTGAACCAGAACTTATTGTAGATAAAATCAACACTTTAATTGACAAGTACAATAAATTTTAA
- a CDS encoding YitT family protein: MTYITKEKLFSKDWFKAYALILVGSFILAAGFVLFIDPHRIAPGGVYGIGIIVHYLTKGLFSWAPDGFPIGTVGLLLNIPLTIIGIRVLGPMFGVKTVVGFVLTSVFIDGLHLWLGYDPLVDDVLLSSIFGGVLIGFGLGLIFKSKATSGGSDIIAMVIAKYTKLPLGQLMIYVDSTIVLLALVAFQDWKIPLYSWVVIYVTGKVIDMTIQGVSYDKALFIISDKYEEVKNKIINDVERGGTVINVQGMYTGADKKMIFTNVSRREVHMIKDYIREIDPNAFITVIDANEILGSGFKPLAETL, translated from the coding sequence ATGACATACATAACTAAAGAAAAACTTTTTAGCAAGGATTGGTTTAAGGCTTATGCCTTAATTTTAGTTGGCTCATTTATACTCGCAGCAGGATTTGTACTATTTATTGACCCACATCGAATTGCACCAGGGGGAGTTTATGGAATTGGTATTATTGTTCACTACCTTACAAAGGGTTTGTTCTCATGGGCACCCGATGGATTCCCAATTGGTACCGTAGGTTTGCTTTTAAATATACCTCTTACCATTATCGGAATTAGAGTTCTTGGACCAATGTTTGGTGTTAAAACAGTTGTTGGATTTGTTTTAACATCCGTGTTCATCGATGGGTTACACCTGTGGTTAGGTTACGATCCATTGGTTGACGATGTGCTTCTGTCATCTATTTTTGGAGGTGTTCTTATTGGTTTTGGTCTTGGTTTAATATTTAAATCAAAGGCAACATCAGGTGGATCGGATATCATTGCTATGGTGATTGCAAAGTACACCAAGCTGCCACTTGGCCAGCTTATGATTTATGTTGATTCTACTATTGTTCTTCTTGCCCTAGTTGCCTTTCAGGACTGGAAAATTCCTCTTTACTCTTGGGTGGTGATTTACGTTACCGGTAAAGTTATCGATATGACCATTCAGGGTGTTAGCTACGATAAAGCATTATTCATTATCTCTGATAAATACGAAGAGGTAAAAAATAAAATTATCAACGACGTTGAACGTGGGGGCACAGTTATAAACGTTCAGGGTATGTATACAGGTGCTGATAAAAAAATGATTTTTACTAACGTTTCGCGTCGAGAAGTGCATATGATTAAGGACTATATTCGTGAGATTGATCCTAATGCTTTCATAACAGTTATAGATGCCAACGAGATTCTTGGTAGTGGTTTTAAACCTTTAGCTGAAACGCTTTAA
- the rsgA gene encoding ribosome small subunit-dependent GTPase A — protein MEKGLVLKSTGNRYKVRLENGKTLDCVARGRLRLNEIKTTNPLTVGDWVDVEVRDDGTGLITLIHERKNYIIRKATNLSREAHIIAANIDQALLIVTITQPETQLAFIDRYLVTAEAYRIPTILVFNKVDLIDESLKPVLNSYISIYESIGYKCLQVSAKENINIDLLKETLKDKVSLLSGNSGVGKSTLINLIEPGLNLKTAEISAAHLKGRHTTTFSEIFELSFGGYIIDTPGIKSFGLVDIDKNELYHFFPEIFKLSEKCKYYNCTHIHEPGCAVIEAAEKGEIAPSRYLSYLSIYDDENEKYRPKLK, from the coding sequence ATGGAGAAGGGATTAGTGCTAAAAAGTACAGGTAATCGGTATAAGGTTAGACTAGAAAATGGTAAAACCTTAGATTGTGTTGCCCGTGGCAGGCTACGTTTGAACGAAATTAAAACCACTAATCCCTTAACTGTTGGCGACTGGGTTGATGTGGAAGTTAGAGACGATGGAACAGGCCTAATCACTCTTATTCACGAAAGAAAAAATTACATTATTAGAAAGGCTACAAACCTATCACGTGAAGCACATATCATTGCTGCCAATATCGATCAGGCACTTTTAATTGTAACCATAACCCAACCCGAAACTCAACTTGCATTCATCGACCGTTATCTTGTTACAGCTGAAGCCTACAGAATCCCAACCATACTTGTATTCAATAAGGTTGACTTAATTGATGAGTCGTTAAAGCCTGTTTTAAACAGCTACATCTCTATATACGAGTCTATTGGATACAAGTGTTTACAAGTATCTGCTAAAGAGAATATAAATATCGACCTACTTAAAGAAACGCTTAAAGATAAGGTTAGTCTTTTATCTGGTAACTCTGGGGTAGGCAAATCGACCTTGATAAACCTTATTGAACCTGGGTTAAATTTAAAAACCGCCGAAATTTCAGCAGCTCATCTAAAAGGTAGGCACACCACTACATTTAGTGAAATTTTTGAATTAAGTTTTGGTGGTTATATAATTGATACTCCAGGAATTAAAAGTTTTGGATTAGTTGATATTGATAAGAATGAGCTTTACCACTTTTTCCCCGAAATATTTAAACTTTCTGAAAAGTGTAAGTACTACAACTGTACTCATATCCACGAGCCAGGTTGTGCAGTAATTGAAGCTGCAGAAAAAGGTGAAATTGCTCCATCGCGATATTTAAGCTACCTTAGCATTTACGATGATGAAAATGAAAAATATCGACCTAAATTAAAGTAA
- a CDS encoding TIGR00266 family protein, producing MKSHEIDYKIMGDSIQLVEVELDPQETVIAEAGAMVYMEEGIEFETKLGDGSNPSSGFFGKLLSAGARALTGESIFMTHFTNRGLGKRRVSFSAPYPGTVVPINLAETGGSLIVQKDGFLCAAFGTSVSLHFNRKLGAGLVGGEGFILQRLAGDGLAFVHAGGTVIEKQLNNETLRVDTGCIVAYEPTVEFSVQTSGGLKSMLFGGEGLFLATLSGTGKVWLQSMPIRKLIQAIAPYGKNASKGSSSILGNLLED from the coding sequence ATGAAATCACATGAAATAGATTACAAGATAATGGGTGATTCAATTCAGCTTGTAGAAGTTGAACTTGACCCACAGGAAACAGTTATTGCCGAAGCGGGTGCTATGGTTTACATGGAAGAAGGAATTGAATTTGAAACCAAGCTAGGCGATGGATCAAACCCAAGCTCGGGATTTTTTGGTAAGCTTTTATCTGCTGGAGCCAGGGCTCTAACAGGAGAATCGATATTTATGACACATTTTACCAATAGAGGATTAGGGAAACGTCGTGTATCCTTTTCAGCCCCTTACCCTGGTACTGTTGTTCCCATAAATCTCGCCGAAACTGGGGGAAGTCTAATTGTTCAGAAAGATGGCTTCCTTTGTGCGGCATTTGGTACAAGTGTTTCTTTGCATTTTAATCGAAAGTTAGGGGCTGGTCTTGTTGGTGGTGAGGGCTTCATTTTGCAGCGCTTAGCGGGCGATGGTCTTGCATTTGTCCATGCAGGGGGTACCGTAATTGAAAAACAGCTTAATAATGAAACCCTCAGAGTTGATACTGGTTGTATCGTAGCTTACGAGCCCACAGTTGAGTTTAGCGTTCAAACAAGTGGCGGATTAAAAAGTATGCTATTTGGTGGCGAAGGACTTTTCCTAGCAACGCTTTCAGGTACAGGAAAGGTTTGGTTGCAATCCATGCCAATCAGGAAACTTATTCAAGCTATTGCTCCCTACGGTAAAAATGCTTCGAAAGGCAGCAGTTCCATACTTGGTAATTTGTTAGAAGATTAG